A single genomic interval of Gossypium raimondii isolate GPD5lz chromosome 11, ASM2569854v1, whole genome shotgun sequence harbors:
- the LOC105801679 gene encoding uncharacterized protein LOC105801679 — translation MAYSVSHNSFSTIPLFVGFLVVASSLAHVLSSPLMSDSGNRQMKNRTFKPAKDIQKLRRINAYLKKINKPAMKTIQSPDGDIIDCVLSHLQPAFDHPELRGQKPSDPPARPKRHNSTDANPENLQLWTGSGESCPEGTVPIRRTTEKDVLRASSVRRYRRTRRRHIRRDSTGSGHEHAVVFVNGDQYYGAKASLNVWAPRVTNEYEFSLSQIWIISGSFGNDLNTIEAGWQVSPELYGDIYPRFFTYWTTDAYRATGCYNLLCSGFVQTTNKIAIGAAISPISSYNGRQFDIDIMVWKDPKHGHWWLEFGSGLLVGYWPAFLFSHLRSHANMIQFGGEIVNTRSSGFHTSTQMGSGHFAEEGFGKAAYFRNLQTVDWDNNLLPLTNLHLLADHSDCYDIRQGRNNVWGNYFYYGGPGRNVRCP, via the exons ATGGCTTATTCTGTTTCCCACAACAGTTTCTCAACGATTCCTCTTTTTGTCGGTTTCCTTGTTGTTGCTTCCTCCCTTGCCCATGTCCTGTCCTCCCCATTGATGTCAGATTCCGGTAACCGGCAAATGAAAAACCGTACTTTTAAACCTGCTAAGGACATCCAGAAGCTAAGGAGAATAAATGCTTATCTCAAGAAGATCAATAAGCCTGCTATGAAGACAATTCAG AGTCCAGATGGTGATATCATAGATTGCGTTCTCTCTCATCTTCAACCTGCTTTCGATCACCCTGAGCTTAGAGGGCAGAAACCATCG GATCCACCGGCGAGGCCAAAACGTCACAACTCTACCGATGCAAACCCTGAGAACTTGCAACTATGGACAGGCTCAGGTGAATCTTGCCCCGAAGGAACTGTTCCAATCAGAAGAACTACAGAGAAAGACGTTTTGAGAGCAAGTTCTGTTAGGAGATATagaagaacaagaagaagaCATATAAGGAGAGACTCAACAGGCAGCGGCCATGAG CACGCAGTTGTGTTTGTGAATGGAGATCAGTATTATGGAGCAAAGGCAAGCTTAAACGTGTGGGCGCCTCGTGTGACTAATGAATACGAGTTTAGCTTGTCACAGATATGGATCATCTCTGGTTCTTTTGGCAATGATCTTAATACCATTGAAGCTGGTTGGCAG GTTAGCCCTGAATTATATGGAGATATTTACCCTAGATTCTTCACATACTGGACG ACTGATGCATACCGAGCCACTGGATGCTACAACTTGCTGTGTTCGGGCTTTGTCCAAACCACCAATAAGATTGCTATTGGAGCAGCAATCTCTCCAATCTCCTCCTACAATGGCAGACAGTTTGACATCGACATAATGGTTTGGAAG GATCCAAAACATGGACATTGGTGGTTAGAATTTGGATCAGGATTACTGGTTGGATATTGGCCTGCATTTCTCTTTAGTCACTTGAGAAGCCATGCCAACATGATACAATTTGGAGGAGAAATTGTAAACACTAGATCGTCAGGATTCCACACATCAACACAAATGGGCAGTGGACATTTTGCTGAAGAAGGGTTTGGAAAGGCTGCTTATTTTCGGAACTTGCAAACTGTTGATTGGGATAATAATTTGCTGCCCCTAACAAACCTTCACCTATTGGCCGATCATTCTGATTGTTACGACATCAGACAAGGAAGAAATAATGTTTGGGGAAATTACTTTTACTATGGAGGTCCAGGAAGGAACGTAAGGTGTCCTTGA